In one window of Flavobacteriales bacterium DNA:
- a CDS encoding TonB family protein, translating into MEQKKNPQADLERSRSIFTLIGLIVALGVVIFLFEWKTYERELMDLGSLDMEIDEEMVPVTLRQKKPPPPPPPPPEVIQVVEDDKEIEDEIKIQDQDFDEEEIIEIIEEPEEEEVLEPMNFMVVENKPVFPGCENLKDANEQDMCFNQKINEHILTVFKYPPIARDMGIQGKVFVTFVIDQQGKITNATVGRGVDKHLDAEAVRIVNTLPQMTPAKQRGKSVPVAFTVPINFKLQ; encoded by the coding sequence ATGGAACAGAAGAAAAATCCACAAGCGGATCTCGAACGCTCTCGTTCGATCTTCACTTTGATCGGGTTGATCGTTGCTCTTGGGGTAGTGATCTTCTTATTTGAGTGGAAGACCTACGAGCGTGAGTTGATGGACTTAGGAAGTCTGGATATGGAGATCGACGAAGAAATGGTCCCCGTGACCTTGCGTCAAAAGAAGCCACCTCCCCCGCCACCACCTCCCCCCGAGGTTATTCAAGTGGTAGAGGATGATAAGGAGATCGAAGACGAGATCAAGATCCAAGATCAGGATTTCGACGAGGAAGAGATCATCGAGATCATTGAAGAACCGGAAGAGGAAGAGGTTTTGGAACCCATGAACTTCATGGTCGTGGAAAACAAGCCGGTATTCCCAGGTTGTGAGAACCTTAAAGATGCGAATGAGCAAGACATGTGTTTCAACCAGAAAATCAACGAACACATTCTTACGGTCTTTAAATACCCGCCGATCGCAAGGGATATGGGTATTCAAGGGAAAGTATTTGTAACCTTCGTAATCGACCAACAAGGTAAGATCACGAATGCAACAGTAGGGCGTGGTGTAGACAAGCACCTCGATGCAGAAGCTGTTCGAATTGTGAACACACTACCGCAAATGACTCCCGCAAAACAACGTGGAAAGTCCGTGCCGGTAGCCTTTACGGTGCCGATCAACTTTAAGTTGCAGTAA
- a CDS encoding VanZ family protein gives MPRVQFSDKFAHAFVYFVLTLLLARAWLKQDHKVVWRNRAFLLAFILSMVLGGVLELVQHYIIEGRRGELLDIAANLGGALMAYPMHRLLRGGSFT, from the coding sequence ATGCCACGAGTGCAATTTTCGGATAAGTTCGCCCATGCTTTCGTCTATTTCGTTTTGACCTTATTACTTGCGAGAGCGTGGTTAAAGCAAGATCACAAAGTCGTGTGGCGCAATAGAGCTTTCTTGCTCGCGTTTATACTAAGCATGGTCTTGGGTGGGGTGCTCGAGTTGGTACAACATTATATAATCGAAGGCCGAAGAGGTGAATTGCTCGATATAGCTGCGAATTTGGGTGGTGCATTGATGGCGTATCCCATGCACAGGCTATTGAGAGGTGGAAGTTTTACCTAA
- the gcvH gene encoding glycine cleavage system protein GcvH, translated as MNIPEDLKYTKDHEWIRKEGDLFVVGITDFAQGELGDIVYVEVETEGDQLDAEEVFGSVEAVKTVSDLFMPVTGEVVEFNEGLEDDPEKVNEDPYGAGWMIKIKPDNAEDFDNLLDAGAYKEVIGA; from the coding sequence ATGAATATCCCTGAAGATTTGAAGTACACCAAAGACCACGAATGGATCCGTAAGGAAGGAGACTTGTTTGTGGTGGGTATCACCGATTTCGCACAAGGCGAATTGGGCGACATTGTATATGTGGAAGTGGAAACCGAAGGAGACCAACTCGACGCTGAGGAAGTATTTGGATCGGTTGAAGCAGTAAAGACCGTCTCGGATCTTTTTATGCCGGTCACCGGAGAAGTCGTTGAGTTCAATGAAGGTTTGGAAGATGATCCCGAGAAAGTAAATGAGGATCCATACGGAGCCGGATGGATGATCAAAATAAAGCCTGACAACGCGGAGGATTTCGACAACTTATTAGATGCTGGGGCCTACAAGGAGGTGATCGGTGCCTAA